The following proteins are co-located in the Imtechella halotolerans genome:
- a CDS encoding ABC transporter substrate-binding protein, producing MKIVSLVPSQTELLCDLGLQDSLVGITKFCVHPTNLRTQKVIVGGTKQVNFEKIQALKPDVILCNKEENTLEMVNVLRDIAPVHVADVTTLEDVYDLIHEYGEMFSCVKEAQQMVGKLQGLCQDWQIKVAEFPSLRVVYFIWKDPWMVAGGNTFINTLLRANGFVNVFQNIERYPEISVSVLQETDFDILFLSSEPYPFKEQHFEELKMYVPNAKILLVDGEFFSWHGSRMLKAFPYFEKLRQQL from the coding sequence ATGAAAATTGTTTCGTTAGTTCCTTCACAGACAGAGCTTTTGTGTGATTTGGGTCTGCAGGATTCTTTAGTTGGTATCACAAAATTTTGTGTTCATCCTACTAACCTACGTACACAAAAGGTGATTGTAGGAGGGACAAAACAAGTAAATTTTGAAAAAATTCAAGCTCTAAAGCCTGATGTAATTTTATGTAATAAAGAGGAGAATACGCTGGAAATGGTAAATGTTCTCAGGGATATTGCTCCAGTACATGTTGCTGATGTTACTACGTTAGAAGATGTTTATGACTTAATACATGAATATGGGGAGATGTTTTCTTGTGTAAAGGAAGCTCAACAGATGGTAGGAAAGTTGCAAGGGTTGTGTCAAGATTGGCAAATCAAGGTGGCAGAATTTCCATCTTTAAGGGTTGTTTACTTTATATGGAAAGATCCTTGGATGGTGGCTGGAGGAAATACATTTATTAATACGTTGCTTAGAGCCAATGGATTTGTGAATGTTTTTCAAAACATTGAAAGGTATCCTGAGATAAGTGTGTCAGTACTTCAGGAAACGGATTTTGATATATTGTTTCTTTCTTCTGAACCCTACCCTTTTAAAGAACAACATTTTGAAGAATTGAAAATGTATGTGCCCAACGCTAAGATCCTATTAGTTGATGGAGAGTTTTTTTCGTGGCATGGCTCTAGAATGTTGAAGGCCTTTCCATATTTTGAAAAATTAAGACAACAGTTATAA
- a CDS encoding DUF4197 domain-containing protein yields the protein MKKTLIAFCSLFIFSACSELQQVVNQLPGATISNMEIANGLQQALQLGIDKQVSKLTATDGFFRNELVKIMLPEELTKVDKTLRDIGLGSLADEGLKVLNRAAEDAVKEATPIFIDAVKSITFDDAKNILLGDDKAATQFLQNKTNQALYQRFSPVINNSLQKVGATKVWTDIITRYNNIPLTKDVNPDLTDYVTQEALEGVYTMISVEEKEIRNNINARTTDVLRRVFALQDN from the coding sequence TGAATCAACTACCAGGTGCTACCATAAGCAATATGGAGATCGCAAATGGACTTCAACAAGCCTTACAGTTAGGAATAGACAAACAGGTTAGCAAACTTACAGCCACAGACGGTTTTTTCAGAAATGAACTTGTAAAAATAATGCTACCGGAAGAGTTAACTAAAGTAGACAAAACTTTACGAGACATCGGACTTGGAAGTTTAGCAGATGAAGGGCTTAAAGTATTAAATAGAGCTGCTGAAGATGCGGTTAAAGAGGCTACTCCCATATTTATAGATGCTGTCAAAAGTATTACTTTTGATGACGCTAAGAACATCTTATTAGGAGATGATAAGGCCGCCACTCAATTTTTGCAAAACAAAACTAATCAAGCCTTATACCAACGTTTTTCTCCAGTGATCAATAATTCACTACAAAAAGTGGGTGCCACCAAGGTTTGGACTGACATTATAACAAGATACAACAATATCCCGCTAACTAAAGATGTAAACCCTGACTTAACGGACTATGTAACTCAGGAGGCCCTTGAAGGGGTTTACACTATGATTTCAGTAGAAGAGAAAGAAATTCGTAACAATATAAATGCACGTACAACCGATGTACTGCGTCGTGTCTTTGCCCTTCAAGACAACTAG